A stretch of Besnoitia besnoiti strain Bb-Ger1 chromosome Unknown contig00015, whole genome shotgun sequence DNA encodes these proteins:
- a CDS encoding Zn-finger in Ran binding protein and others domain-containing protein (encoded by transcript BESB_027860), with translation MSPAVPFFAPEAVVCPNLFTPESTAATPAPSPSLCSPSAKMSLAQAAPSKASSGAEDDAAALLQLHLQLSQQLQRSAVTEEDLFRALKKLALNSGSGNASTNTPAAGQGAVFLGSARQSGNAGAAGDFPAAPAQDAYARDLRPANAHGGGRGVKGGASAGRSGSAASGLGAGSLANAASHTFSSLSFHAASVAEGVASPRAGAGSWRCRCCSTVNVGALPSRCVCCGRTQGSKRGGSGAKGVSAAPHLLGSHASAQGAMQPNLPLQQLFAAVTAAAAAAEKRAEDKKEAKRAAAAVSAVATAMTEPHRQQDALLSQSQLADPLYFARSERIGGHAGRGGLAPETVYDDSAAAAAVAASLLPGLLGSLEAAAGGGTASGNPPASGASPSTCLTQNEGAAGGRSHHALSGAAAGAPLFSSSTSSACFENDSAAASACIGRASAAGLISDLGSLGTGLGSLKGSRNRLATYDASSAPGGNLVGEAGAPGLRQGARSVGEGGGSSPGTASLLQDASTAYGVDMTVFQELASAPQSTFFTDDVTPVDSLSLLSDCRSPSGATPSSMVSGRSSFCNAGAAAGGGGRESNGNTSSTGGSTNGSTPLTGGIAVGGSRGSASGGAAGASGVSGSKKSGSGTLAADATKPSRGDGQVRPPTAKPSDVGGLSGFSHPLPFGSLSQASTMSFSATTPSTQGSLPQQLQTPQNQASPLLLLRGDTSTSSSSTFLRSASSSPSAMEGEEESPIGTLLGGVGAASSVPASGLEGLLPTGLSPLQVLLLKAKGVVDKLVNDFAMLGYGDPSAKATEALRTSLAILGQAPLPQSLGGPEEDFPGAGSRGNSGRGKTKPSDLLGGSGKDNDDETARKPKNANWMQGIGGPHFSAPPMLAHPDEFKNPSSFLKIYGDPMCAVVDAATPAQGSRSTGGGGRLAGGIAGRVDGPVTGGGSTSPSSNLPIRGHNGNWVCESCSNVNFPRRFRCNKCGAVRGPQGDAIVAEYAKLVYHQHVKTYKSLAARPGVDLPLKRLQGMGASGANSRPGSGPGLPQGMGGTHHGTLKKGTPDEGTFPTGAAGGSSVSSSTRHLGSPSASADLTGGLNLAGVQGRGLGSSQATMQAGDSRKPPPVPQPPSVAPHCGAGLPQGGDSSWPMNFAGSFGAARCGSSCPVPPPPATQPRPMTPAARAPAQAEAAAATRVLLAGRAVGLSPGSLSEEKKGLKKFPPSEGALQQTPHEAGTVEKEKSLKLERSKETRAEEDASKPLSGAISGSKNEGSLSGLTTCSPVSSVPSPRAADSASSSISSGGDNENKS, from the exons ATGAGCCCCGCCGTCCCGTTTTTCGCCCCCGAGGCCGTCGTCTGTCCAAATCTTTTCACGCCCGAGTCTACCGCCGCCACGCCAGCACCGTCGCCCAGTCTCTGTTCGCCCAGCGCAAAGATGTCGCTCGCTCAGGCCGCGCCTAGCAAAGcgtcgagcggcgcggaggacgacgcggcggcgcttctccaaCTGCACTTGCAACTCAGCCAGCAGCTCCAGCGCTCCGCAGTGACGGAGGAAGACCTGTTTCGCGCCCTGAAAAAGCTTGCGCTCAACTCTGGAAGCGGAAACGCCTCGACAAACACGCCAGCAGCTGGCCAAGGCGCGGTCTTTCTGGGCTCCGCGCGTCAGAGCGGcaacgcgggcgcggcaggcgacttCCCAGCAGCCCCTGCGCAGGACGCCTACGCTCGAGATCTGCGCCCTGCGAACGCCCACGGTGGGGGACGGGGAGTTAAGGGTGGCGCTTCAGCAGggcggagcggcagcgcagcctcGGGGCTGGGCGCGGGCTCGCTGGCGAACGCAGCGTCTCACACGTTTTCTTCGCTGAGCTTCCATGCGGCCAGTGTCGCCGAAGGCGTGgcatcgcctcgcgccggcgcagggagCTGGCGCTGCCGGTGCTGCTCTACAGTGAATGTAGGCGCCCTCCCGAGCCGATGCGTTTGCTGCGGGAGAACGCAGGGCTcgaagcgaggcggaagTGGCGCCAAGGGCGTCAGCGCGGCTCCGCACCTATTGGGGAGCCACGCGTCTGCTCAGGGCGCGATGCAGCCGAACCTCCCACTCCAGCAGCTCTTCGCGGCTGtgacggcagccgccgctgctgcggaaaAGAGGGCGGAAGAcaagaaggaagcgaagagggcagcggcagccgttTCGGCTGTCGCGACAGCTATGACTGAGCCCCACCGGCAGCAGGACGCGCTTCTATCGCAGAGCCAACTCGCCGATCCGCTGTACTTTGCTCGCAGCGAGCGGATAGGGGGCCACgctggccgcggcggcctcgcgccagAGACTGTCTACGACGactctgctgccgcagctgctgtcgccgcATCGCTTCTGCCTGGGCTGCTAGGCAGcttggaggcggcggcgggtggcGGCACTGCCAGTGGGAACCCGCCGGCGagtggcgcctcgccgtctacCTGTCTGACGCAGAatgaaggcgcggcgggcggtcGCTCCCATCATGCGTTgtctggcgccgcagccggcgccccTCTTTTTTCGTCTTCCACGTCGTCGGCGTGCTTTGAAAATgacagcgcagcagcaagcGCGTGTATcggccgcgcgtctgccgccggccTCATCTCCGACCTCGGCAGCTTGGGAACGGGACTTGGGTCGCTGAAGGGCAGCCGCAACCGGCTAGCCACCTAcgacgcctccagcgcgccgggCGGAAATCTCGtgggcgaggcaggcgcgccgggTTTGCGACAAGGCGCCAGGAGtgtgggggaggggggcggcagctcgccggGGACGGCGTCACTCCTTCAGGACGCCAGCACCGCTTACGGAGTGGACATGACCGTGTTCCAGGAGCTGGCGAGTGCGCCACAGTCCACCTTTTTCACTGATGACGTGACGCCTGTCGACAGTCTGTCGCTTCTGAGCGACTGCCGGAGCCCGTCCGGTGCCACACCTTCGTCCATGGTGAGCGGACGAAGCAGTTTCTGCAatgcaggcgcggcagccggaggcggcggacgcgagaGCAACGGCAACACGAGTAGCACCGGCGGAAGCACGAATGGAAGCACTCCGCTGACGGGCGGGATTGCGGTCgggggcagccgcggcagcgcgtcgggaggggcggcgggcgcctctggGGTCTCGGGCTCGAAAAAATCGGGCAGCGGCACCCTCGCAGCTGACGCGACCAAGCCCAGCAGGGGCGACGGCCAGGTCAGGCCTCCGACTGCGAAGCCGAGCGACGTGGGCGGACTGTCAGGGTTTTCGCATCCTCTGCCCTTCGGCAGTCTCTCGCAGGCTTCCACGATGTCGTTCAGTGCCACGACTCCGAGCACGCAGGGGTCCCTTccacagcagctgcagacccCACAGAACCAGGCAAGCCCGCTGCTTCTGTTGAGAGGCGACACCAGCaccagcagctcctcgaccTTCTTGCGGTCTGCGTCatcgtcgccttcggccatggagggagaggaggagtcTCCTATCGGGACGCTGCTCGGCGGAGTGGGTGCCGCGTCCAGTGTCCCAGCCTCGGGCCTCGAGGGGCTGCTCCCGACCGGCCTCTCTCCCCTTCAG GTTCTTCTTTTGAAAGCAAAAGGTGTCGTGGACAAACTCGTGAACGATTTCGCCATGTTGGGATACGGCGACCCGAGCGCCAAAgcgacagaggcgctgcgaacCTCGCTTGCCATTCTCGGTCAGGCGCCGCTCCCCCAGAGTCTTGGAGGCCCTGAGGAGGACTTCCCAGGTGCCGGATCTCGCGGAAACAGCGGCCGAGGCAAAACGAAGCCGAGCGACCTGCTGGGCGGCTCCGGCAAAGACAACGATGACGAAACAGCGCGCAAGCCGAAGAACGCGAACTGGATGCAAG GGATTGGCGGTCCACACTTCTCGGCCCCGCCGATGCTGGCGCACCCGGACGAATTCAAGAACCCGAGCAGTTTTTTGAAGATTTATGGCGACCCGATGTGCGCAGTCGTggacgccgcgacgcccgcgcaggGGAGCCGCTCCACGGGCGGCGGTGGGCGTCTTGCCGGAGGCATCGCCGGGAGAGTCGATGGACCGGTGACTGGGGGCGGCTCGACAAGCCCCAGCAGCAACCTGCCTATTCGCGGCCACAATGGGAACTGGGTGTGTGAGAGTTGCTCCAATGTCAACTTTCCACGGCGCTTCAGGTGTAACAAATGCGGAGCCGTCAGGGGaccgcagggcgacgcgatCGTGGCTGAGTACGCGAAGCTCGTCTACCACCAGCACGTGAAGACCTACAAAagcctggcggcgcggccgggCGTGGATCTGCCTCTCAAACGCCTTCAGGGCAtgggcgccagcggcgccaaCAGCCGTCCCGGCTCTGGGCCAGGACTTCCCCAAGGAATGGGCGGCACCCACCATGGAACGCTGAAAAAAGGCACACCGGATGAAGGTACCTTTCCgaccggcgccgctggcggctccagcgTGTCGTCTTCGACGCGCCACCTAGGCTCGCCATCCGCTTCAGCAGACCTCACAGGAGGGCTCAACCTCGCAGGCGTACAAGGAAGAGGCCTGGGCAGCAGCCAGGCCACGATGCAGGCGGGAGACTCGCGGAAGCCTCCTCCAGTCCCCCAGCCTCCTAGCGTCGCTCCAcactgcggcgcgggcctccccCAAGGGGGCGACTCATCCTGGCCAATGAATTTTGCAGGTAGCtttggcgccgcgcgctgtggCTCGTCTTGCCcggtgccgcctccgccggcgacgcagccccgCCCGATGACCCCAGctgcccgcgcgcctgcgcaggcagaggcagcagccgcgacgcgggTTCTCTTGGCTGGAAGGGCAGTTGGCCTGAGCCCAGGCAGTCTCTCCGAGGAGAAAAAGGGCTTGAAGAAGTTCCCCCCATCTGAGGGAGCTCTTCAGCAGACCCCGCATGAAGCTGGTACCGTCGAGAAAGAGAAGTCTCTGAAGCTCGAGAGATCAAAGGAGACGAGGGCTGAGGAAGATGCGTCCAAACCTCTCTCCGGTGCGATCTCGGGAAGCAAGAACGAAGGAAGCCTGTCCGGGTTGACGACCTGCAGTCCCGTCTCCTCTGTGCCGTCGCCCCGAGCTGCTGACAGCGCCAGTTCATCTATCAGCTCGGGCGGTGACAATGAGAACAAGTCATGA